The DNA window GTTTGCGCTCTCGGTCATCGTGATTCGCCTGCGCGCCGCACGGAAACCGACGAACGCCAAAAAAATTCTCATCCCGCCACTCGGTATGAGCACTGGATTTCTCATGTTTGTTACTCCACTGACACGCGTGCCTCTCACCTATGCACTCGCGGCTCTGCTTGTCGGTGTTCTCTTTTCTATTCCCCTTATTGCATCATCAAAGCTTGAGCGGCACGGTGGCCAGGTCTACCTCAAACGCTCGCCCGCCTTTATCGTGGTTCTTCTCGTATTGCTGGTGATCCGCATTGCACTGCATGGATACATCGAAAAATATATAACGATTCCACAGACAGGCGGCATCTTTTTCATTCTCGCTTTTGGAATGCTTCTGCCTTGGCGCATCGTTATGTACATGAAATACAAGCGCTTCTTAAAATCGTTCGAAGCGACCCCCGAACTGCGCGAGAGCAACGCCTGATCGCCTTACTTCATAATTGCCTGAATCGACCTTTGCGCTCAGCGCATAACCAAGCCAGCTTTACCCCACTATAATAGCAAATTCAAAGTGGGGGTGGTTAGGTTGCCTTCCGATTTAAAACGCAAGCGATCTATGCGCAGAATGCTTGCCGTATCCGCGATCATGGGTCTTAGTCTGGCCGGATGCGGCTCGTATTCCGCATCGACATCAGGCGCCCTTCCCGATCGCGTCGCGCGGCCGCTGAGCCAAAACACTGGCCATCGCATGTACCATGTGTATCAAACGCACTACGACTCGCCTTCACAGACGGTCTACATTTATACCAAACGGATTCCTCACGGCCCTTTATCGGTCGCGACGTACAAATCGCTCGGAAGCGAGCACACATTGGATATGGCTTCCCTGCATGGTGTTGTTAACTTTGCAACATCACAATATCCAACGTCAAAGGTTTCCCACATCATCGTGATGAACGAAGAGTCACCCGAGCGCTATGGGCAGGTAGCAAACGCGCATAAAGATAAACCCACTGTCAACGCGGGTGGCGCACTTCATCTCACACAGGGCAATCTCGCACCGCACCGCTCGTTTGAAATGATCGCACAAATTCCTGTCCCCAGTGATCCGATCCACAACGCAGGCAGCAGTTTTGCGCCGTCTAGTCAAGCAGGCGCCGATGCGTATGGCGCATACGGCATAAATCGCACGTACCGTTCATGGCACCCCTACAACTCTCATCGCTATGGGGCGAATGACTACCGCGGCCAGTACGGCGCAAATCATGGTGCAAATAACCAACGTGGTTCTACCGCAGGCTCTGGCACTGCGAAAAGCGGAGCGACGACCACGGCGCCAAGCGGCCATGCGACATCCGGAGCGACGACCACGGCGCCAAGCGGCCATGCGACATCCGGGGCGACGACCACGGCGCCAAGCAGCGCAACAAGC is part of the Ferroacidibacillus organovorans genome and encodes:
- a CDS encoding CcdC family protein, whose translation is MLSGQAAQWISTIVIIAFALSVIVIRLRAARKPTNAKKILIPPLGMSTGFLMFVTPLTRVPLTYALAALLVGVLFSIPLIASSKLERHGGQVYLKRSPAFIVVLLVLLVIRIALHGYIEKYITIPQTGGIFFILAFGMLLPWRIVMYMKYKRFLKSFEATPELRESNA
- a CDS encoding C40 family peptidase, which encodes MPSDLKRKRSMRRMLAVSAIMGLSLAGCGSYSASTSGALPDRVARPLSQNTGHRMYHVYQTHYDSPSQTVYIYTKRIPHGPLSVATYKSLGSEHTLDMASLHGVVNFATSQYPTSKVSHIIVMNEESPERYGQVANAHKDKPTVNAGGALHLTQGNLAPHRSFEMIAQIPVPSDPIHNAGSSFAPSSQAGADAYGAYGINRTYRSWHPYNSHRYGANDYRGQYGANHGANNQRGSTAGSGTAKSGATTTAPSGHATSGATTTAPSGHATSGATTTAPSSATSVPTSSIPIPPPGVHLDPNIVPAAGVNASYAAKLAAVESVAESKLGTPYIWGHNEDRGQYGFDCSNYTEYVFHHALGYLMTTSSKGQYLYVGVKVPLSAMRPGDLIAFDSGAHVGIFIGNGQMIQEGGGLGKCGYLPLTPTSYWYHHISAVKRMF